The Salmo salar chromosome ssa06, Ssal_v3.1, whole genome shotgun sequence genome window below encodes:
- the LOC106607999 gene encoding hydroperoxide isomerase ALOXE3, giving the protein MVEYKVKVTTGDALFSGSSDYIYVTLIGTEGKSERTNLDNYGLDFMTQMTGTYTVTTPSTLGRLLLVKLEKEQYLFLPENEWFCSKVIVTTPEGDVILFPCYRWVSRGEVVELRGGKARKIFEDELPLLVDHRKKELAIHKKLFQWIVYAEGVPHINNATELSGLPSEVKFSFSKMSEFIYTKAAAIAELKLKCLVDSTEQWKDLKDLKTVFWNNRTPISEYVSVHWTEDDFFGSQFLNGTNPNVIQRCTTLPSNFPVTDKMVQPFLKDGSSLATEMKEGNIFLCDYKRLEGVPTRVVNGKPLSLTAALCLFYKNPEDKLLPIAIQLEQQPSQQNPIFLPSDSTHDWLLAKIFVRNADFSEFQISYHLLGTHLLAEAFTMATFRSLPIVHPLHKLLIPHFRYTLQINLLARKRLISPNGPLANGAMGLEGLKELLKRAHSEITYSSLCLPENIVARGLESIPNFYYREDGLKLWNIINSFVQGMVEHFYSSDSEVSRDSELQDWINEIFIHGFLGNKKSGIPKRFNKVKEVVKFITMIIFTVSAQHSALNMGQFDYGGWVPNNPLLLRKAPPTTKGRSSMNTILEVLPNIGTTVNNMASTWLLSKRYSDTIPLGTYPDQHFDEAVPMQMIKQFQAELSYLSQSIIKRNATLTLPYNYLNPAEMENSVSI; this is encoded by the exons ACAGGGACCTACACTGTGACCACCCCCTCAACTCTGGGGCGCCTCCTCCTGGTCAAGCTGGAGAAAGAGCAGTACCTGTTCCTGCCGGAAAATGAGTGGTTCTGCTCCAAGGTTATCGTGACGACACCTGAGGGTGACGTAATCCTCTTCCCTTGTTACAGATGGGTGTCCAGAGGGGAAGTTGTGGAGCTGAGAGGAGGAAAAG CCAGGAAGATTTTTGAGGATGAGCTCCCTCTACTGGTGGACCATCGTAAAAAGGAGCTGGCGATTCACAAGAAACTGTTCCA GTGGATTGTGTATGCCGAGGGAGTCCCCCACATCAATAACGCCACTGAACTCTCAGGCCTCCCTTCTGAAGTAAAATTTTCTTTCTCCAAAATGTCAGAGTTTATCTACACCAAAGCCGCAGC TATAGCTGAGCTCAAACTGAAATGCCTGGTGGACTCCACCGAGCAGTGGAAAGACCTGAAAGacctgaaaactgttttctggaATAATAGAACACCCATTTCAG AGTATGTTTCTGTGCACTGGACGGAGGATGACTTTTTTGGGTCCCAGTTTCTGAATGGAACCAACCCCAATGTGATCCAGCGCTGCACAACGCTTCCCTCCAACTTCCCCGTCACAGATAAGATGGTACAGCCCTTCCTGAAGGACGGGAGTTCCCTGGCGACGGAGATGAAG GAAGGAAACATATTCCTTTGCGACTACAAGAGGCTTGAGGGTGTGCCAACCCGTGTGGTCAATGGTAAACCATTGTCCCTCACAGCTGCCCTCTGCCTGTTCTACAAGAACCCAGAGGACAAACTGCTGCCTATCGCCATCCAG CTGGAGCAGCAGCCCTCTCAGCAGAACCCTATATTTCTGCCTAGCGACTCGACGCACGACTGGCTGCTAGCCAAGATCTTTGTGAGGAACGCAGATTTCTCCGAGTTCCAGATCAGCTACCATCTACTGGGCACTCATTTACTGGCAGAGGCCTTCACTATGGCAACCTTCCGGAGCCTTCCTATCGTGCACCCTCTCCACAAG TTGCTGATACCCCACTTCCGTTACACCCTGCAGATCAACCTTCTTGCGCGAAAAAGACTGATTAGTCCTAATGGACCCTTAGCAAAT GGTGCTATGGGACTGGAGGGGTTGAAGGAACTCTTGAAAAGGGCACACTCAGAAATCACCTACAGCTCCCTCTGTCTGCCGGAGAACATTGTTGCACGAGGACTGGAGTCCATCCCCAACTTCTACTACAGGGAGGACGGCCTGAAGCTGTGGAACATCATCAACAG CTTTGTCCAGGGGATGGTGGAGCACTTCTACTCCTCTGACAGTGAAGTGTCTAGAGACTCTGAGCTTCAGGACTGGATCAACGAGATCTTCATCCATGGGTTCCTTGGAAACAAGAAGTCAG GAATCCCTAAGCGATTTAACAaagtgaaggaagttgtcaaatTCATTACCATGATTATCTTCACTGTGTCAGCCCAACATTCCGCCCTCAATATGGGGCAG TTTGACTACGGTGGTTGGGTACCCAACAACCCCCTGTTGCTGCGCAAAGCTCCTCCCACCACGAAGGGGAGATCTAGCATGAACACCAttttggaagtactgccaaacaTCGGCACTACTGTCAACAACATGGCTTCCACATGGCTGCTCAGCAAGAGATACTCAGACACA ATTCCCCTTGGTACATACCCAGATCAACACTTTGATGAGGCTGTCCCCATGCAGATGATTAAGCAGTTCCAAGCAGAGTTGTCCTACCTCAGTCAATCAATCATTAAGAGGAATGCCACACTTACACTACCCTATAACTACCTGAACCCTGCCGAGATGGAGAATAGTGTATCCATATGA